A region from the uncultured Bacteroides sp. genome encodes:
- a CDS encoding pitrilysin family protein, with protein MHYNQHTLPNGLRIIHEPSLSKVAYSGFAVDAGTRDEQDNEQGMAHFVEHLIFKGTQKRKAWHILNRMENVGGDVNAYTNKEETVVYASFLTEHFERALDLMADIVYHSTFPQHEIEKETEVIIDEIQSYEDNPSELIFDDYEDLIFRGHPLGHNILGNPEQLKNFCSEDAFSFTKRFYQPSNMVFFVLGNLDFKRIVHLVEKHVGDMPLVPVNKLRTPPPLYVPNTLVVSKDTHQAHVMIGNRGYNAYDDKRTGLYLLNNLLGGPGMNSKLNVSLRERRGLVYSVESNLTSYTDTGAFCIYFGTDPADIDTCMRLTYKELKRMRDVKMTSLQLMAAKKQLIGQIGVASDSNENNALSMAKTFLHYNKYESSESVFERIESLTSEQLLEIANELFAEDQLSTLIFR; from the coding sequence ATGCATTATAATCAACATACGCTTCCCAACGGTCTTCGCATTATTCACGAACCTTCGCTTTCGAAAGTAGCCTATTCGGGCTTTGCGGTAGATGCCGGAACCCGTGATGAACAGGATAACGAGCAGGGTATGGCCCACTTTGTGGAGCATCTCATCTTCAAAGGAACGCAGAAGCGCAAAGCGTGGCACATCCTCAACCGGATGGAGAATGTGGGGGGAGACGTAAATGCGTATACCAACAAGGAAGAGACGGTAGTATATGCCTCCTTTCTGACCGAACACTTCGAACGGGCGCTGGATTTGATGGCGGATATTGTCTATCACTCTACTTTTCCGCAGCACGAAATTGAAAAAGAAACGGAAGTGATTATCGACGAAATTCAGTCGTACGAGGACAATCCATCGGAGCTGATCTTTGACGATTATGAAGACTTGATTTTTCGTGGCCACCCCTTGGGGCATAACATACTGGGCAACCCCGAACAGCTCAAAAACTTTTGTAGTGAAGACGCATTCTCGTTTACCAAACGCTTCTACCAACCCTCAAACATGGTGTTCTTCGTGTTGGGCAATTTAGACTTTAAACGAATAGTGCACCTGGTTGAGAAGCATGTGGGCGATATGCCTTTGGTACCGGTCAATAAACTGCGCACTCCGCCGCCACTGTATGTACCCAACACTCTGGTGGTAAGCAAAGATACCCATCAGGCACATGTGATGATTGGCAATCGCGGATACAATGCCTATGACGACAAGCGAACGGGCCTTTACCTGTTAAACAATTTGCTGGGAGGGCCGGGCATGAACAGTAAGCTCAATGTGTCGCTTCGCGAGCGTCGCGGACTGGTTTATAGCGTAGAGTCCAACCTGACCTCGTATACCGATACCGGTGCCTTCTGCATCTATTTCGGCACCGATCCGGCTGATATAGACACGTGCATGCGGCTTACCTATAAGGAATTGAAACGCATGCGCGATGTAAAAATGACCTCGTTGCAACTGATGGCAGCCAAAAAGCAGCTCATCGGACAGATTGGTGTGGCTTCAGACAGCAACGAAAACAATGCCCTGAGCATGGCGAAGACGTTTCTTCATTATAACAAATACGAATCTTCTGAATCTGTTTTTGAGCGCATCGAGAGCCTTACTTCCGAACAGCTGCTCGAGATAGCCAACGAACTGTTTGCCGAAGACCAGCTTTCTACGCTGATCTTCCGCTGA
- a CDS encoding TIGR00730 family Rossman fold protein has translation MEKIGIFCSASEEIDPEFFEATRRLGAWMGKERKTLVYGGANLGLMECIARATKECGGKLVGVVPAILEENGRASSLPDRIIPTRNLSDRKDCILEESDILVALPGGVGTLDEVFHVIAAASIGYHHKKVIFYNVAGFYNSLLAVLEEMKQKNFMRHPLCNYYAVANTFSELINLLKQPNLTDNND, from the coding sequence ATGGAGAAGATAGGAATTTTCTGTTCCGCATCCGAAGAAATAGATCCGGAATTTTTCGAAGCGACCCGCCGGTTAGGCGCATGGATGGGGAAAGAAAGAAAGACACTCGTATACGGAGGAGCCAACCTCGGACTGATGGAATGCATCGCCCGGGCCACAAAAGAGTGCGGAGGCAAGCTCGTAGGCGTAGTTCCTGCCATATTGGAAGAGAACGGACGGGCAAGCTCCCTGCCCGATCGGATAATACCGACACGCAACCTGAGCGACAGGAAAGACTGCATACTGGAAGAGTCGGACATTCTCGTAGCACTGCCCGGAGGCGTAGGCACACTCGATGAAGTGTTTCACGTCATTGCAGCCGCAAGCATCGGCTATCATCACAAGAAGGTAATCTTCTACAACGTAGCGGGATTTTACAACTCTTTGCTAGCCGTGCTCGAGGAAATGAAACAAAAGAACTTCATGCGCCACCCGCTGTGCAATTATTACGCCGTGGCAAACACATTTAGTGAACTGATAAACCTATTGAAACAACCCAATTTAACGGATAATAATGATTGA
- a CDS encoding SIS domain-containing protein yields the protein MIESIQELLQKEAQAVLNIPVTNAYEKAVALIVEQVYQKKGKLVTSGMGKAGQIAMNIATTFCSTGIPAVFLHPSEAQHGDLGILQENDLLLLISNSGKTREIVELTQLAHNLDPELKFIVITGNPDSPLANESDVCLCTGSPKEVCALGLTPTTSTTIMTVIGDILVVETMNQTGFTIEDYSKRHHGGYLGEKSRKLCVK from the coding sequence ATGATTGAATCAATTCAAGAGCTCTTGCAGAAAGAAGCTCAGGCCGTGTTAAATATACCGGTAACTAATGCTTATGAAAAAGCTGTAGCCCTCATTGTAGAACAAGTCTATCAAAAGAAAGGAAAGCTGGTAACCTCGGGCATGGGAAAAGCCGGACAAATAGCGATGAACATCGCGACGACGTTTTGCTCTACGGGCATACCGGCTGTTTTTCTGCATCCCAGCGAGGCACAACACGGAGATTTGGGCATTCTTCAGGAGAACGATTTGTTGCTCCTGATTTCCAACTCCGGAAAAACGCGCGAGATAGTAGAGCTCACACAACTGGCGCATAACCTGGATCCTGAATTGAAATTCATCGTAATCACGGGCAATCCCGACAGTCCGCTGGCCAATGAATCGGACGTATGCCTCTGCACCGGAAGTCCCAAAGAGGTTTGTGCCCTTGGCCTTACCCCAACCACCTCTACCACAATCATGACCGTCATCGGAGACATATTGGTGGTGGAAACCATGAACCAGACGGGATTTACCATTGAAGACTACTCCAAACGCCACCACGGCGGATATTTGGGCGAAAAATCGAGAAAACTATGCGTAAAGTAA
- a CDS encoding carbohydrate kinase, producing MRKVIGIGETILDIIFQEDQPSIAVPGGSVFNGIVSLARMGVDVRFISETGNDRVGNTILRFMEENHLPTDHVNVFPDGKSPVSLAFLNEKNDAEYIFYKEYPKQRLDVIYPEINEDDIVVFGSYYALNPVLRDKMTELLDLARERKAIVYYDPNFRCSHKDEAMRLTSTIIENLEYADIVRGSIEDFFYMYHLEDVNKIYKDKIEFYCRNFLCTSGDGCISLKCNRLSKDYTVAQVQTLSTIGAGDNFNAGLIYGLLKYGIRYRDLNSLDEAVWDKVIQCGKDFAAEVCGSFSNSISKEFAAAYKER from the coding sequence ATGCGTAAAGTAATCGGCATCGGCGAAACCATACTCGACATCATCTTTCAGGAAGACCAACCTTCGATAGCCGTTCCGGGCGGATCGGTATTCAACGGCATCGTCTCGCTGGCACGTATGGGGGTCGACGTGCGGTTTATCAGTGAAACGGGAAACGACCGGGTGGGCAACACCATCCTCCGCTTCATGGAAGAGAATCACCTCCCTACCGATCATGTGAATGTGTTTCCCGACGGAAAATCGCCTGTGTCACTGGCCTTTCTGAACGAGAAGAACGATGCCGAATACATCTTTTACAAAGAGTATCCGAAGCAACGCTTAGACGTTATTTATCCGGAAATAAACGAAGACGACATTGTTGTTTTCGGCTCTTACTATGCCCTGAACCCCGTGCTTCGCGACAAAATGACCGAGTTGCTCGATCTGGCCCGCGAACGCAAAGCCATCGTGTATTACGATCCCAACTTCCGCTGTTCACACAAAGATGAAGCCATGAGGCTGACCTCCACCATCATCGAAAATCTGGAGTATGCCGACATCGTACGCGGATCGATCGAAGATTTCTTCTACATGTACCATTTGGAGGACGTGAACAAGATATACAAAGACAAAATCGAGTTCTACTGCCGCAACTTTCTCTGTACCTCCGGAGACGGTTGCATTTCACTCAAATGCAACCGTCTCTCGAAGGATTACACGGTTGCACAAGTGCAAACACTCAGTACCATCGGAGCGGGCGATAACTTCAACGCCGGCCTCATCTACGGACTGCTGAAATACGGAATTCGCTACCGCGACCTGAACTCGCTCGACGAAGCGGTTTGGGATAAGGTGATTCAATGCGGAAAAGACTTTGCCGCCGAGGTATGCGGCAGTTTTAGCAACTCTATATCCAAGGAGTTTGCAGCAGCCTATAAGGAGCGTTAG
- a CDS encoding tyrosine-protein phosphatase has translation MYRNLLSWLSLILILPACSDSPPNLSVVCEENNVGNSIIKWETAPLIHGKVKVYSSTDPEMIPEDSPIAMADISDQQLTIITDNPKKRYYYLMVFNGQYRVKIATRNINIPGVQNFRDLGGYQSKTHKNVRWGMLYRSAQIDSLPKCSLYEMNNIGIKTIIDLRSNEELANSAPLQKGFNVIHIPIATGNMDGTLRKLKEGKIKNDTIYRIVEKMNRDLIIHYQSEYKKIFDILLDENNYPVVIQCSSGKGRTGIVSALILAALNVNSDIIMEDYRLSNDYFNIPKASRYAYKLPPKSQEAITTLFSAQEDFLNAAKEEIERSYGDVDTYLEKGLGLTKEKRQRLQSLLLE, from the coding sequence ATGTATAGAAATCTGTTAAGTTGGTTAAGCCTGATTCTGATTCTGCCCGCCTGTTCGGACAGTCCCCCCAACCTATCAGTGGTGTGCGAAGAAAACAACGTGGGCAATTCCATCATTAAATGGGAAACAGCCCCTCTGATCCACGGGAAAGTGAAAGTTTACTCCTCCACCGACCCCGAAATGATACCCGAAGATTCCCCCATCGCCATGGCGGATATTTCAGATCAGCAACTCACCATCATTACCGATAACCCCAAGAAACGCTACTACTACCTGATGGTGTTCAACGGTCAGTATCGGGTAAAGATTGCCACACGAAACATAAACATACCCGGCGTTCAGAACTTCCGCGACCTGGGCGGCTACCAGTCCAAAACCCACAAAAACGTGCGTTGGGGCATGCTCTATCGCTCTGCACAGATAGACAGTTTGCCCAAATGTTCCCTATACGAGATGAACAATATCGGGATAAAAACCATTATCGACCTCCGCTCTAACGAAGAGCTGGCCAACTCGGCCCCGTTGCAAAAAGGCTTTAACGTTATACACATTCCTATTGCCACCGGCAACATGGACGGCACGCTGCGCAAGCTAAAAGAAGGGAAGATAAAAAACGACACCATTTATCGCATTGTCGAAAAAATGAATCGGGACCTCATCATCCACTACCAAAGCGAATACAAAAAGATATTTGATATCCTACTCGATGAAAACAACTATCCGGTGGTCATTCAGTGCTCTTCGGGCAAAGGGCGCACAGGCATCGTTTCAGCGCTCATTCTGGCAGCCCTGAACGTAAACTCGGATATCATCATGGAAGATTACCGGCTGAGCAACGACTACTTCAACATCCCCAAAGCCTCCCGATACGCCTATAAGCTGCCTCCCAAATCGCAGGAAGCCATCACCACCCTCTTCTCGGCACAAGAAGATTTTCTGAATGCCGCCAAAGAAGAAATAGAACGAAGCTATGGAGATGTAGACACTTATCTGGAAAAAGGACTTGGGCTGACAAAAGAAAAAAGGCAACGCCTGCAGAGCCTTCTGCTCGAATAA
- a CDS encoding DEAD/DEAH box helicase, with protein MKNFEELGVSPEILRAIKEMGYENPMPVQEEVIPYLLGEGNDVVALAQTGTGKTAAFGLPIIQKIDVKKRVPQSLVLCPTRELCLQIAGDLNDYSKYIDGLKILPVYGGSSIESQIRSLKKGVHIIVATPGRLLDLMQRRTVSLSTISNVIMDEADEMLNMGFTESINSILADVPKDRNTLLFSATMSPEISRISKNYLHNAKEITIGRKNESTNNVKHVAYLVQAKDKFAALKRIADYYPQIYGIIFCRTRKETQEIADKLMEEGYSADALHGELSQSQRDAVMQKFRIRNIQILVATDVAARGLDVDDLTHIINYGLPDDTESYTHRSGRTGRAGKTGTSIAIVNMREKGKMREIERIIGKKFIIGTMPTGKEICEKQLIKVIDDIEKVKVNEEEIEDFMPAIYRKLEWLSKEDVIKRMVSMEFNRFLEYYRDRKEIESPTDGRSERGERFERGTRERRDRNDDGGRGRSAEAGYTRLFINLGKMDNFFAGQLIELINRNVNKRVQIGRIDLMKNFSFFEVENEQTSSVIECLNKATVSGRKVSVEIAGEENSAGSRGGEKKYTPAPRRSDAPKAFKSDRKKSNASREERGYTEQRGTKKKEDWQKLLNGEEPDFSEEGWARRKPKK; from the coding sequence ATGAAGAATTTTGAAGAGTTAGGCGTTTCTCCGGAAATACTTAGAGCAATTAAAGAAATGGGATATGAGAATCCCATGCCAGTACAAGAAGAAGTAATACCGTATTTACTGGGAGAGGGCAACGATGTAGTAGCTCTTGCACAAACAGGAACAGGAAAGACCGCAGCATTCGGTCTCCCCATCATACAGAAGATAGACGTAAAAAAACGCGTGCCACAGTCACTCGTTTTATGCCCCACCCGTGAACTTTGTTTACAGATAGCAGGCGATTTAAATGATTATTCCAAATATATAGACGGACTAAAGATCCTCCCCGTATACGGAGGTTCATCCATCGAAAGCCAAATACGCAGCCTCAAAAAGGGTGTGCACATCATTGTAGCTACACCGGGTCGTTTGCTCGACCTTATGCAACGCAGAACCGTATCACTGTCTACCATCAGCAACGTCATTATGGATGAAGCGGATGAAATGCTTAACATGGGCTTTACCGAAAGCATCAACTCCATTTTGGCCGACGTACCTAAAGACCGCAACACCCTGTTGTTCTCGGCCACCATGTCGCCCGAAATATCGCGCATTTCCAAAAATTACCTTCACAACGCCAAAGAAATCACCATTGGTCGCAAAAACGAAAGCACCAATAATGTGAAGCACGTGGCTTACCTGGTACAGGCCAAAGATAAATTTGCCGCTCTAAAACGAATTGCCGATTACTACCCGCAAATATACGGCATCATCTTTTGCCGCACCCGTAAGGAGACACAGGAAATTGCCGACAAGTTGATGGAAGAAGGCTACAGCGCAGATGCTTTGCATGGCGAACTCTCCCAGTCGCAACGCGACGCCGTGATGCAAAAATTCCGTATACGCAATATACAAATACTTGTAGCTACCGATGTAGCCGCACGCGGACTCGATGTAGACGACCTTACCCATATCATCAATTACGGATTGCCCGACGATACCGAAAGCTACACACACCGTAGCGGACGTACAGGCCGTGCCGGAAAAACAGGAACTTCCATCGCCATCGTTAACATGCGCGAAAAAGGAAAGATGCGTGAAATTGAACGCATCATCGGTAAGAAGTTCATCATAGGAACAATGCCTACCGGAAAAGAAATTTGCGAAAAACAACTGATCAAGGTCATTGACGACATCGAAAAGGTGAAGGTAAACGAAGAAGAAATAGAAGACTTTATGCCTGCTATTTATCGTAAACTCGAATGGCTTAGCAAAGAAGACGTAATTAAGCGCATGGTATCCATGGAATTCAACCGCTTTCTGGAATACTACCGTGACCGCAAGGAGATTGAATCTCCCACCGACGGCCGTAGCGAAAGGGGAGAAAGATTTGAAAGAGGAACCAGAGAACGCCGCGATCGCAATGATGATGGTGGTAGAGGACGTTCTGCAGAAGCCGGATATACCCGTCTTTTCATTAATCTGGGTAAAATGGATAACTTCTTCGCCGGTCAGTTAATTGAGCTTATCAATCGCAACGTGAACAAGCGTGTGCAGATAGGCCGCATCGATTTGATGAAGAATTTCTCGTTCTTTGAAGTAGAAAACGAACAAACATCCTCCGTAATCGAGTGCCTCAACAAGGCAACCGTATCCGGCCGTAAAGTATCGGTAGAGATTGCCGGAGAAGAGAACTCGGCAGGCTCCAGAGGAGGAGAAAAGAAATATACCCCGGCCCCCAGACGAAGCGATGCCCCGAAAGCTTTTAAAAGCGATCGCAAGAAGAGCAATGCAAGTCGCGAAGAGCGCGGATATACCGAACAAAGAGGAACGAAGAAAAAAGAAGACTGGCAAAAACTGCTGAATGGCGAAGAACCCGACTTCAGCGAAGAAGGCTGGGCACGCAGAAAACCTAAAAAATAA
- the sucD gene encoding succinate--CoA ligase subunit alpha, whose protein sequence is MSILINESTRLIVQGITGRDGGFHAHKMLDYGTLVVGGASPGKGGTEVHGIPVFNTMNEAVEQTNANTSIVFVPARFAADSIMEAADAGIQLIICITEGIPTLDVIRAYRYVQEKGAQLIGPNCPGLVTPDKCLAGILPGHIFKPGRVGVISRSGTLTYEIVYHLSAAGLGQSTAIGMGGDPVVGLYFIDLLELFEQDPDTDAIVMIGEIGGNAEELAADYISRYVTKPVVAFIAGLSAPAGKQMGHAGAIISGGAGTASEKVSALRVAGVLVADEPSQIPALLHSALGKR, encoded by the coding sequence ATGAGTATACTTATTAATGAATCGACCAGACTGATTGTACAGGGCATCACAGGGCGTGATGGCGGTTTCCATGCACACAAAATGCTCGATTACGGCACGCTGGTGGTAGGTGGTGCTTCTCCCGGAAAAGGTGGTACGGAGGTACACGGCATTCCTGTGTTTAATACCATGAATGAGGCTGTGGAGCAAACAAATGCCAATACCTCTATTGTTTTTGTACCCGCACGTTTTGCGGCGGACTCTATTATGGAGGCGGCCGATGCGGGTATTCAGCTGATTATCTGCATAACCGAAGGGATACCTACGCTGGATGTGATCAGGGCTTATCGATATGTGCAGGAGAAGGGGGCGCAACTGATAGGCCCGAACTGTCCCGGATTGGTTACTCCCGACAAATGTCTGGCCGGAATTTTGCCCGGGCACATTTTTAAGCCCGGAAGAGTAGGGGTGATAAGCCGTAGCGGCACGCTGACTTATGAAATTGTGTATCATCTCTCTGCTGCCGGTTTGGGGCAATCTACGGCCATCGGCATGGGGGGTGACCCTGTAGTGGGCTTATACTTTATTGATCTGCTGGAGCTTTTTGAGCAGGATCCGGATACGGACGCTATTGTAATGATTGGCGAGATCGGCGGCAATGCCGAAGAGCTGGCGGCAGACTATATCAGTCGATACGTTACCAAGCCGGTGGTGGCTTTCATTGCCGGACTGTCGGCCCCTGCGGGTAAGCAGATGGGGCATGCGGGAGCTATCATATCGGGTGGTGCGGGCACTGCGTCCGAAAAAGTGTCGGCTTTGAGAGTAGCGGGTGTGCTGGTAGCAGACGAGCCGTCGCAAATACCCGCGCTGTTGCATTCGGCTTTGGGTAAGCGATAA
- the sucC gene encoding ADP-forming succinate--CoA ligase subunit beta has product MKIHEYQAKDLFAAYGIPVEEHCLCLNPAEAVAAYAAMEREKVVVKAQVLTGGRGKAGGVKLAGGGKDDVADKAKGIFGMQIKGYKVEKVLVSEAVDIASEYYLSFVIDRNSKSVLLMMSSEGGMDIEAVARETPDKIFRFRIDPMVGIPDFMARRFAFTLFPQIEQVNQMAVILQKLYRLFIEKDASLAEINPLIQTGDGRLMAIDAKMTFDDNALFRHDDIRWLAELTDEEKTEAMAKGKGFSYVSLSGEIGCMVNGAGLAMATMDMIKLYGGNPANFLDIGGSSNPVKVIEAMKLLLGDKRVRVVLINIFGGITRCDDVANGLVEAFRQIETETPVIVRLTGTNEKEGRALLQNTRFLAAETMSEATRMAVELSAKSRLKN; this is encoded by the coding sequence ATGAAAATTCACGAATATCAGGCGAAAGATCTTTTTGCCGCTTATGGGATTCCGGTAGAGGAGCATTGTCTTTGCCTCAATCCGGCCGAGGCCGTTGCTGCCTATGCCGCTATGGAGAGAGAAAAAGTGGTAGTCAAGGCTCAGGTTCTTACCGGTGGCAGGGGCAAGGCCGGAGGAGTAAAACTCGCCGGCGGCGGTAAGGATGATGTTGCCGACAAGGCAAAGGGAATCTTTGGCATGCAGATAAAGGGATACAAGGTTGAGAAGGTGCTTGTAAGTGAAGCGGTGGATATTGCTTCCGAATACTATCTTAGTTTTGTGATTGATCGCAATAGCAAGTCGGTGTTGCTCATGATGAGTTCCGAAGGCGGCATGGACATAGAGGCCGTAGCCCGAGAAACTCCCGATAAAATATTCCGCTTCCGCATTGACCCGATGGTAGGCATACCCGATTTTATGGCCCGCCGGTTTGCCTTTACGCTGTTTCCGCAGATAGAGCAGGTAAACCAGATGGCGGTTATCCTGCAGAAATTATATCGTTTGTTTATAGAGAAAGATGCTTCGCTGGCCGAGATCAACCCGTTGATACAAACCGGAGACGGGCGGTTGATGGCTATTGATGCCAAGATGACGTTTGACGATAACGCACTTTTCCGCCATGATGATATTCGATGGCTGGCAGAGCTTACCGATGAAGAAAAAACAGAAGCTATGGCCAAGGGAAAGGGTTTCAGCTACGTGTCCTTAAGCGGAGAAATAGGTTGCATGGTAAACGGAGCCGGACTGGCTATGGCTACGATGGATATGATTAAACTCTATGGGGGTAATCCGGCTAATTTTCTTGATATCGGCGGCAGTTCCAATCCTGTGAAGGTGATAGAAGCCATGAAGCTGTTACTGGGTGACAAGCGGGTGAGGGTGGTATTGATCAACATCTTTGGAGGCATTACCCGTTGCGATGATGTGGCCAATGGATTGGTAGAGGCTTTCAGGCAGATAGAAACAGAGACTCCCGTCATTGTGCGGCTCACGGGCACCAATGAGAAAGAAGGGCGTGCCTTGTTGCAAAACACACGCTTTCTGGCTGCCGAAACGATGAGCGAGGCCACTCGTATGGCCGTGGAATTATCGGCAAAATCACGATTAAAAAATTGA
- a CDS encoding S46 family peptidase, whose translation MWMLGNLNKETRKAMKELGLKVPADKLYNPKKPSLKDAIVSFGGFCSGVVVSEDGLVFTNHHCGFGAIQQHSSVKHDYLKDGFVARNREEELPNPELYVRFLLSTKDVSKRVLKAVTSTMTEAQRRIATDSVMLSIQEEVHAKDSSLVGVVDPYYGGNEFWLSVYRDFNDVRLVFAPPSSVGKFGWDTDNWVWPRHTGDFSVFRIYADKNNKPADYSPDNVPYHPDYVAPISLDGYKEGSFCMTLGYPGSTERYLSSFGIEEMMHGMNQAMIDVRGVKQAIWKKAMEGSEDIRIKYAAKYDESSNYWKNSIGTNQAIVKLKVLEKKRETEAALMQWIQHTPQEREKLLHLLSSLELNYKSRRETNRAMAYFGESFMNGPELVQLALDILNFDFGAEEKYVVAKIKEITDKYANLDLDIDKKVFTAMLKEYRSQVDSVYLPEMYHTISTKYAGNEQAFVDSLYAHSDLTSPRGLKRFFERDTTYNIMDDPAVSLGVDLIVKYFEMSQSVNKASENITRDERSFNSAVRRMYADRNYYPDANSTMRLSFGNVSGYSPSDGVDYGYYTTTKGILEKVKAHWGDSDFAVGSDVLSLLASKNFGRYADKKGDMKVCFISTNDITGGNSGSAMFNARGQLLGLAFDGNWEAMSGDIIFEPKLQRCVGVDIRYILFIIDKYGKAGNLIQELSLSSK comes from the coding sequence ATGTGGATGCTGGGAAACCTCAACAAAGAGACGCGTAAAGCCATGAAAGAGCTGGGACTGAAAGTTCCTGCCGATAAACTATACAATCCCAAAAAACCTTCTCTGAAGGATGCGATAGTCAGTTTCGGCGGCTTCTGTTCGGGAGTGGTTGTTTCTGAAGACGGACTGGTCTTTACGAATCATCATTGTGGTTTTGGGGCTATTCAACAACACAGTTCGGTAAAGCATGACTATTTAAAAGATGGGTTTGTGGCCCGTAACAGGGAAGAAGAATTACCTAATCCCGAGTTGTATGTCCGTTTTCTTTTGAGTACCAAAGACGTTAGCAAGCGAGTGCTTAAAGCGGTTACCTCAACGATGACGGAAGCTCAGCGGCGGATAGCCACGGATTCGGTGATGTTATCCATACAAGAGGAAGTGCACGCCAAAGATTCTTCGTTGGTAGGAGTGGTCGATCCCTACTACGGAGGCAATGAGTTCTGGCTCTCCGTTTACCGCGATTTTAACGATGTCCGTCTGGTTTTTGCTCCTCCCTCTTCGGTGGGTAAGTTTGGTTGGGATACCGATAACTGGGTATGGCCACGGCATACGGGAGACTTCTCCGTGTTTCGTATCTATGCCGATAAAAACAATAAACCGGCCGATTATTCGCCCGATAATGTGCCCTATCATCCCGATTATGTAGCGCCCATATCGCTTGACGGTTACAAAGAAGGCTCTTTTTGCATGACGCTTGGCTATCCCGGTTCCACAGAGCGTTATCTCTCTTCGTTTGGTATAGAGGAAATGATGCACGGCATGAATCAGGCGATGATTGATGTGCGCGGAGTGAAGCAGGCCATCTGGAAGAAGGCGATGGAAGGTAGCGAAGATATTCGCATTAAATATGCGGCAAAGTACGATGAAAGCTCCAATTACTGGAAAAACAGCATTGGCACCAATCAGGCTATCGTTAAACTGAAAGTACTTGAAAAGAAGAGGGAAACGGAAGCGGCATTGATGCAGTGGATACAGCACACCCCGCAGGAGCGCGAAAAGCTGTTGCACTTGCTTTCTTCTTTGGAATTGAACTATAAAAGCCGCCGCGAAACGAATCGTGCGATGGCCTATTTCGGCGAATCATTTATGAACGGCCCCGAATTGGTGCAGCTGGCGCTGGATATTCTGAACTTTGACTTCGGTGCCGAAGAGAAATATGTGGTAGCTAAAATCAAAGAAATCACCGACAAATACGCAAACCTTGACCTTGATATAGATAAAAAGGTGTTCACGGCCATGCTCAAGGAGTATCGTTCGCAGGTGGATAGTGTGTACTTGCCCGAAATGTATCACACCATCTCAACGAAATATGCAGGCAATGAACAGGCTTTTGTCGATTCGCTGTATGCGCACTCCGATCTTACTTCTCCGCGAGGATTAAAGCGTTTCTTTGAGCGCGACACGACTTACAACATCATGGACGATCCTGCCGTATCACTTGGGGTCGATTTAATTGTGAAGTACTTTGAGATGAGCCAGTCGGTGAATAAAGCTTCCGAAAACATCACCCGGGACGAACGGTCGTTTAACTCGGCCGTGCGCCGCATGTATGCAGACCGTAATTACTATCCCGATGCCAACTCTACCATGCGGCTCAGCTTTGGCAATGTAAGCGGCTATTCGCCTTCGGATGGGGTAGATTATGGCTATTACACTACAACGAAAGGCATTCTTGAAAAGGTGAAGGCTCATTGGGGCGATAGCGATTTTGCCGTGGGGTCGGACGTGTTATCGCTGCTTGCTTCGAAAAATTTTGGGCGGTATGCCGATAAAAAGGGAGACATGAAGGTTTGCTTTATCTCTACCAACGACATTACGGGCGGAAATTCGGGCAGTGCCATGTTTAATGCCCGCGGACAATTGTTGGGACTTGCTTTCGACGGAAACTGGGAGGCTATGAGCGGTGATATAATTTTCGAGCCGAAGTTGCAACGCTGTGTGGGCGTAGACATTCGTTACATTCTTTTCATTATCGATAAGTACGGAAAAGCCGGAAACCTCATTCAGGAGCTTTCACTTTCTTCCAAATAA